The nucleotide window GCCAGGCCCCAGAACCCGCCCTGGAAGGGGATCGCCGCGAAGGACAGCGCGCACAGGGCCAGCCCGCCCGCGATGAGCGGCCTGCGCCCGCGCGAGTCCGAGAAGCGGCCCATGAGCGGCTTGGAGAGCATGGTGGTGACGATCTGCACTCCCCAGAGCAGGCCCGCCTGGAACTCGGAGAGCCCGGCCACGGTGACGGCGTACACTGGCATGAATGCCTCCAGCGCGCCCATGGCCATGTTCTGCGCGGCCTCCACGCAGGAGGTTGTCACGATGCGACGGTCCGAGAGCACCTCGCGGATTCCTTCGGCGAAGCGGCTCAGCCGCTCGCGGAAGCCCAGGCCCTGCTCCACGTTCTCGTGGATGCCCAGGGTGCGCAGGCCCAGGATCAGCGCGGCCATGCCCGTGAGCGCGCTCAGGGCGAACACGGCCCGGAACTGCCAGAGCACGGGCCCGCCGGAGTGGCCCACGTCCAGGAGCAGGCCGCCGATGGGCGCGCCCAGCAGCCCGCCCACGATGCCCACGGAGCTGAACCAGGAGAGCATCTCGCCCTTGCGGGCCCCGGCGGCGTCCGCCACCACGGCCATGGCCACGGGTCCGTAGACCGCCGTGGCCAGGCCGTGCAGGAAGCGCACGACAAGCAGCGCCCCGTAGCTGTCGATGAACAGGTAGCAGAAGGGCATCACCCCGAACACGGTCAGCCCGGCCAGCATGGTGCGCCTGCGGCCCACCACGTCGGAGAGCGCGCCCGAGGGCAGCTTGAAGAAGATGCCCGTCACGGTGGAGATGCCCACGGCCAGGCCGATGGCCTCCGGGCCCGCGCCCAGGAACAGGGCGAAGAGCGGCAGCACGGGGTTGCGCGCCAACGCGTAGGAGAAGCGCGCCAGGAAGCCAACGGCGCAGAGGTTGCGGAAGGTGTTCATGGGTGTGCCTTGTGGCCGCTCCTAGTGCTTGGGCGCGGAGCGGTCGAAGTAGATGGACTTGCCGTGGAAGCCCACGGGGATGCCCATGACCACGCTGGCCTCGATGAAGCCCAGGGCCCGGGCCGCCGCCCCCACGCGCTGCTGCACGCGGTTGTCCAGGTTGAGCAGGGAGGCGGTCTTGGCGGCGGAGGCCAGGGCGCAGCCGATGTCCATCATGCGCATGACGCAGTGCGGGCCAGAGTAGCCCATGGGCGTCTCCGAGGTGGTGCGGGTCTGGGCGAAGTCCTTGCAGGTGGCGTGGCCGCAGGCCCCGCAGTCGTACCCGGCTGTTGGGGAACCGGAC belongs to Fundidesulfovibrio soli and includes:
- a CDS encoding MFS transporter; its protein translation is MNTFRNLCAVGFLARFSYALARNPVLPLFALFLGAGPEAIGLAVGISTVTGIFFKLPSGALSDVVGRRRTMLAGLTVFGVMPFCYLFIDSYGALLVVRFLHGLATAVYGPVAMAVVADAAGARKGEMLSWFSSVGIVGGLLGAPIGGLLLDVGHSGGPVLWQFRAVFALSALTGMAALILGLRTLGIHENVEQGLGFRERLSRFAEGIREVLSDRRIVTTSCVEAAQNMAMGALEAFMPVYAVTVAGLSEFQAGLLWGVQIVTTMLSKPLMGRFSDSRGRRPLIAGGLALCALSFAAIPFQGGFWGLACACLVFGLGEALVASSSAALVADMCRQRHFGSAMGAFGTIFDVGHASGPILSGLLVAWLGYKTTFPLMACVLLAAIPLFLARVPEEAEQ
- a CDS encoding ferredoxin domain-containing protein, with the protein product MKDTAIQVANLMAASARTAPKAGGKDFLEIAVISQEADLQRIAQAMRDYAPKSSNEAYWLRDADNIAKCQALVLVGLSGSPTAGYDCGACGHATCKDFAQTRTTSETPMGYSGPHCVMRMMDIGCALASAAKTASLLNLDNRVQQRVGAAARALGFIEASVVMGIPVGFHGKSIYFDRSAPKH